One part of the Sphingobacterium sp. LZ7M1 genome encodes these proteins:
- a CDS encoding nucleotidyltransferase domain-containing protein — translation MGMNLPPEKQKIFDAICEDLEKVEHVSAVVLGGSYATGRENADSDIDIGIYYHENNPFDIKEIESIAKKYAKDNIPTVTDFYEWGPWVNGGAWIQTEAGKIDFLYRNINQVRRTIQDAMEGIWENHYEQQPPYGFTSLFYLAEIEACKAVFDPQNVIQYLKSLVKIYPEPLKNKIIQESLWAAEFSIINTNGFAKSNDYYNTFGCFTRTLKAIVQALFAINEIYPISDKKALEILEKADQKPKDLTKKVESILKAKGSLTDSLMQLNSLFQEVVQLSGNQYTPLFSFKNGL, via the coding sequence ATGGGTATGAATCTACCTCCTGAAAAACAAAAAATATTTGATGCAATCTGCGAGGATCTGGAAAAAGTGGAACATGTATCGGCTGTGGTTTTAGGCGGTTCCTATGCCACAGGAAGGGAAAATGCAGATTCTGACATCGATATTGGGATTTATTACCATGAGAACAATCCGTTTGACATCAAAGAAATTGAATCGATTGCAAAGAAATATGCCAAGGACAATATTCCTACAGTTACCGACTTTTATGAATGGGGGCCTTGGGTGAATGGTGGTGCTTGGATACAGACTGAAGCAGGGAAGATCGATTTCCTTTACCGCAATATCAACCAGGTAAGGAGAACGATTCAGGATGCAATGGAAGGTATTTGGGAAAATCACTATGAACAGCAACCTCCATATGGGTTTACTTCTTTGTTTTATCTGGCGGAGATTGAAGCCTGCAAGGCCGTATTCGACCCTCAAAATGTAATACAATATCTGAAATCATTGGTCAAGATATATCCTGAACCGCTAAAGAACAAAATCATCCAAGAATCCCTTTGGGCTGCAGAATTCAGCATCATCAATACTAATGGGTTCGCGAAGAGCAATGATTACTACAATACCTTTGGTTGCTTTACCCGAACATTGAAAGCTATTGTCCAAGCCCTCTTTGCCATCAATGAAATTTATCCAATCTCAGATAAAAAAGCCTTAGAGATCTTAGAAAAAGCAGATCAGAAACCTAAGGATTTGACCAAGAAGGTAGAGTCGATCTTGAAAGCAAAAGGCTCCTTAACGGATAGCCTCATGCAATTGAACAGCTTATTTCAGGAAGTTGTTCAACTTTCGGGAAATCAATATACTCCCCTATTTAGTTTTAAGAATGGATTATAA
- a CDS encoding Crp/Fnr family transcriptional regulator, with product MNNIEFDFLLEQGLRAEFEQVGSKLEFNTGDIIVEPHKYIKVIPILLKGTVKVVRETNEGNELILYYIKAGQSCAVSLSTSLMNKLSNIKAIAEEQVELIAIPSSTSAKWYDSYASWRMFVLRTMDNRYDEIINALDSVAFKKIDERLMDYLKTKAEAVQSNILNITHQEIANDLSTSREVISRLLKQLEQKGILKLFRNKVEIFSPM from the coding sequence ATGAATAACATTGAGTTTGATTTCCTCTTGGAACAGGGTTTAAGAGCAGAGTTTGAACAAGTAGGCAGCAAACTTGAATTTAATACCGGGGATATTATCGTAGAACCACATAAATATATCAAAGTCATCCCTATCCTGCTTAAAGGGACCGTCAAGGTCGTACGAGAGACAAATGAAGGGAATGAATTGATCCTTTATTATATAAAAGCAGGCCAGAGCTGTGCGGTATCCCTATCTACCTCGCTCATGAACAAACTGAGTAATATCAAGGCCATTGCAGAAGAGCAGGTGGAACTGATCGCCATTCCTTCATCAACTTCGGCGAAATGGTATGATTCGTATGCGAGCTGGCGCATGTTTGTATTGAGAACCATGGACAATCGATACGATGAAATCATCAATGCGCTGGATAGTGTAGCCTTCAAGAAAATCGATGAGCGATTGATGGATTACCTGAAAACCAAAGCTGAGGCTGTACAAAGTAATATCCTAAATATCACCCACCAGGAGATCGCCAATGACCTTTCTACCTCAAGGGAGGTAATTTCAAGACTGTTAAAACAGTTGGAACAAAAGGGAATTTTGAAACTTTTTAGAAATAAAGTAGAAATTTTCTCCCCAATGTGA
- a CDS encoding DUF2892 domain-containing protein, translating to MKTNMGPQDKTIRIIIAVIIAVLFFTKVISGTLAIVLLVVAGIFVLTSLIGFCPLYSLLGVNTCRKKATNH from the coding sequence ATGAAAACAAACATGGGCCCACAAGACAAAACGATCAGGATAATCATTGCAGTCATTATTGCAGTTTTGTTCTTTACAAAAGTTATTTCCGGAACATTGGCAATTGTTCTATTGGTTGTTGCAGGGATTTTTGTACTCACCAGCTTAATTGGATTCTGTCCATTATATAGCCTACTGGGGGTTAATACCTGCAGAAAGAAAGCAACCAACCATTAA
- a CDS encoding DUF4180 domain-containing protein, which yields MILIKHSLNNQQIAEVQADDYIWKTVEDGTDVMGDVYYQGFDRMIIHEKNIHPNFFDLKTKMAGEILQKFSTYRVRLMIVGDFSKYNSQSLKEFIAESNKGRLVNFVESVDQARIKLAE from the coding sequence ATGATATTAATAAAACATAGCCTCAACAATCAACAAATTGCAGAAGTTCAAGCAGACGATTATATCTGGAAAACAGTTGAAGACGGCACCGATGTAATGGGTGATGTATATTATCAGGGATTCGACAGGATGATCATTCACGAAAAGAACATACACCCGAATTTCTTTGATCTAAAAACAAAAATGGCTGGGGAAATCCTGCAGAAATTCTCTACCTATCGTGTGAGATTGATGATCGTAGGAGATTTCTCAAAATATAACAGTCAAAGTCTAAAGGAATTTATTGCTGAAAGCAACAAAGGCCGATTGGTAAATTTTGTGGAATCCGTTGACCAAGCAAGGATTAAACTTGCAGAATAA
- the hemF gene encoding oxygen-dependent coproporphyrinogen oxidase — MINKDQIAEKYKEIQDEITQALEALDGKARFEEELWEREGGGGGRTRIIQHGNILEKGGVNFSAVHGKLPEQIKKAFGVDEDEFFATGVSIVIHPNNPWVPIIHMNIRYFELNENIRWFGGGIDLTPHYVDETDATYFHQELKKVCDQYSSEFYPKFKDWADQYFFIKHRDETRGIGGIFYDKLTPEKAGISDQEIFDFSCDLGHLFPKVYSELVNRSRNKQFTEAEKNWQLLRRGRYVEFNLVYDAGTKFGLETNGRIESILMSLPEQANWFYNFQTEQDSKEEKTLSLLKKGINWV; from the coding sequence ATGATTAATAAAGATCAAATCGCTGAAAAATATAAAGAGATTCAAGACGAGATCACCCAAGCGCTAGAGGCATTGGATGGAAAGGCTCGTTTTGAGGAAGAACTGTGGGAACGTGAAGGTGGAGGTGGAGGAAGGACCCGTATCATCCAACATGGAAATATATTGGAAAAAGGTGGGGTAAATTTCTCTGCTGTACATGGAAAGCTTCCTGAGCAGATCAAGAAAGCATTTGGCGTAGATGAAGATGAATTCTTTGCTACAGGTGTTTCCATTGTGATCCACCCCAATAATCCATGGGTGCCGATTATCCATATGAACATCCGGTATTTCGAATTGAATGAAAATATACGTTGGTTTGGTGGTGGTATTGACCTGACTCCGCATTATGTGGATGAAACCGATGCTACTTATTTCCATCAGGAACTGAAGAAAGTCTGTGATCAGTATTCATCGGAATTCTATCCTAAGTTCAAGGATTGGGCTGACCAGTATTTCTTTATCAAGCATAGGGATGAAACCAGAGGGATCGGTGGTATATTTTACGATAAATTGACTCCTGAAAAGGCAGGTATCTCTGATCAGGAAATCTTTGACTTTTCATGTGATCTTGGCCATCTTTTCCCGAAAGTATATAGTGAATTAGTAAACAGAAGCCGAAATAAACAATTTACAGAAGCTGAAAAGAACTGGCAGTTACTGAGGAGAGGCCGTTATGTGGAATTTAACTTGGTATATGATGCAGGTACTAAATTTGGCTTAGAGACCAATGGAAGGATTGAATCCATATTGATGAGCTTGCCAGAACAAGCGAATTGGTTCTATAATTTCCAAACCGAACAAGATTCTAAAGAAGAAAAAACTTTGTCCCTATTGAAAAAGGGGATTAACTGGGTTTAG
- a CDS encoding pitrilysin family protein, which yields MLNRIHAPSINGIGDINLERPEEINFSNGLKVFVFHAPEQELVKAEFVFNNLFEGFENPVRNTALSSMLKEGTSSLNSAQIAEKIDFYGAYLVPEFSFDYNALTLYSLGKHIDAVLPIVNDILNNSIIPEQELQTYVRNNSQSLQISLEKTDFIARRRFYDSLFGSTRYGQSVTDELLKGLDREDIARLYRQQIQPKNATLFLSGNITPEVLFSFRNYFEDQWQGDVQINHSPFIQKAEHNMELLKVDKPGALQSSIRLGKIGIKRSHADYPALQFVNTLFGGFFGSRLMSNIREDKGYTYSVGSLVANLSHAGFISIVTDVGSAYTEDTLKQIELESRRLQDEKVSKEELELVRNYMLGAMLGSLESIFSHVDKFKSVYFSGLDLDYYTYYSNIVRNINADQVQDIAQNYLGVDDMVKVVVG from the coding sequence ATGCTGAATAGAATACATGCACCATCGATTAATGGAATTGGCGATATCAACCTTGAGCGACCAGAGGAAATCAATTTTTCCAATGGGCTGAAGGTTTTTGTGTTCCATGCGCCGGAACAGGAGCTGGTAAAGGCCGAGTTCGTTTTCAATAATCTCTTTGAAGGTTTTGAAAATCCGGTTAGGAACACCGCTCTGAGCTCTATGTTGAAGGAAGGGACGAGTTCATTGAACAGTGCCCAAATTGCAGAGAAGATTGATTTTTACGGGGCTTATCTGGTTCCTGAATTCAGTTTTGACTATAATGCCCTGACGCTTTATTCATTGGGTAAGCATATTGATGCGGTCCTGCCCATAGTCAATGATATCCTGAATAACTCCATCATCCCAGAACAGGAATTGCAAACCTATGTGAGGAACAACAGTCAAAGTCTGCAGATTTCATTGGAGAAAACTGATTTTATCGCTCGTCGTCGCTTTTATGATAGCTTGTTCGGTTCCACCCGTTATGGACAATCGGTAACGGATGAATTGTTAAAGGGATTGGATAGGGAGGATATTGCAAGATTGTACAGACAGCAGATTCAACCTAAAAACGCGACATTGTTCCTTTCGGGAAATATTACTCCGGAGGTCTTGTTCAGTTTTCGGAATTACTTTGAAGATCAATGGCAAGGGGATGTTCAGATCAATCATTCGCCATTTATCCAAAAGGCAGAACATAATATGGAGTTGCTTAAGGTCGATAAACCTGGAGCATTGCAATCGTCCATCCGCCTAGGAAAGATTGGAATCAAGCGTTCGCATGCGGATTATCCGGCGTTGCAGTTTGTAAACACGTTGTTTGGTGGTTTCTTTGGTTCCAGATTGATGAGCAATATCCGTGAGGATAAAGGCTATACCTACAGTGTTGGTTCGTTGGTGGCCAACCTAAGCCATGCTGGTTTTATTTCCATCGTCACTGATGTTGGTTCTGCATACACAGAAGATACCTTGAAACAGATCGAGTTGGAGTCCAGGAGATTGCAGGATGAAAAGGTGAGCAAAGAAGAATTGGAATTGGTGCGGAACTATATGCTAGGGGCAATGCTAGGAAGCTTGGAATCTATATTTTCGCATGTCGATAAATTCAAGTCTGTCTATTTTTCAGGATTAGACCTTGATTATTACACCTATTACAGCAATATCGTGCGTAATATCAACGCCGACCAAGTTCAAGATATTGCCCAGAATTATTTGGGAGTTGATGATATGGTGAAGGTGGTTGTTGGTTAA
- a CDS encoding DinB family protein has product MSTTGIITKENFLNHWQGHRGLTRKTIEKFPEKELFEYSIGGMRPFSDLVKELLTIGLPGLEGIDSNTTEGFNHDVPFNTKEALLAEWDRQTPLITEYYNKIPVERFPEDYNLFGQFNQPIIDNLLYFVDNEIHHRGQGYVYLRSLGIEPPMFWDR; this is encoded by the coding sequence ATGAGCACTACAGGAATTATTACGAAAGAGAACTTTTTGAACCATTGGCAAGGACATAGAGGCTTAACGAGAAAAACAATTGAGAAATTTCCAGAAAAGGAATTATTCGAATATAGCATAGGAGGGATGCGCCCTTTCAGTGATTTGGTGAAAGAATTATTGACTATTGGGTTGCCGGGTCTAGAAGGGATCGATAGCAATACCACAGAGGGTTTCAACCATGATGTTCCATTTAATACCAAAGAAGCCTTATTGGCAGAGTGGGATAGACAGACCCCATTGATTACTGAATATTACAATAAGATTCCAGTAGAAAGATTTCCAGAAGATTACAATCTATTTGGTCAATTTAATCAGCCTATCATTGACAACCTTCTGTATTTTGTGGATAACGAAATCCACCATAGAGGTCAAGGCTATGTTTACCTCAGGAGTTTAGGAATTGAACCTCCCATGTTCTGGGACAGATAG
- a CDS encoding GyrI-like domain-containing protein, translated as MMSREHIERFYVIGIAVTTCNTDGSAAQDIPALWAKFAGERLDSKIPNRIDDTVYCIYTDYESDYQHPYLTLLGCRVSSLDEVPVDMVGKEIPASNYEKTIVEGDISGPAIYGAWEKIWASDLDRAYRADFEVYSAETCQAEVPSLEIFVSVR; from the coding sequence ATGATGAGTAGAGAACATATTGAAAGGTTTTATGTGATTGGCATTGCTGTCACAACCTGTAACACCGATGGGTCAGCGGCACAGGATATTCCTGCACTTTGGGCAAAATTTGCAGGGGAACGATTGGATTCTAAAATTCCTAATCGAATCGATGACACTGTTTATTGTATCTACACAGATTATGAAAGTGACTATCAACATCCTTATCTAACCTTATTGGGGTGCAGGGTGAGTTCCTTGGATGAGGTTCCTGTGGATATGGTCGGGAAAGAGATTCCGGCCTCGAATTATGAAAAGACCATTGTGGAAGGTGATATTTCAGGTCCTGCCATTTATGGAGCTTGGGAAAAAATCTGGGCTTCTGATCTGGACAGAGCATATAGAGCGGATTTTGAAGTCTACTCTGCTGAAACTTGCCAAGCCGAGGTACCATCCCTTGAAATCTTTGTTTCCGTGCGTTAA
- a CDS encoding alpha/beta fold hydrolase, giving the protein MAIKKSGTHSISFEGTTLDVFYNSYLPSSDKIFGSIIVLHGMQEHSGRYDEFATFLSKNGFAVLTYDHPGHGQTAKDKEELGFFHESKPGEFLIQVAIGMSKFLNSQYKDQPHFIIGHSLGSFISRNVIQEIGEEFRGAVLIGSGHAMKGSSLGTKFLGVLNRVAPNSRSSFMNDKFAQINNRKFKDEPNHEDLNWLSLNLENRDNYLTDEYCGIDFTDNAFYGAAQVTLWGSGNGWVKKIPKELSVLFLSGEDDPIGDFGKGVKKSAEELVEHGSKDVKYQLYPKMRHELLNEDVKKDVYQKILDWLLIKI; this is encoded by the coding sequence ATGGCTATTAAAAAATCCGGAACTCATTCCATTTCCTTTGAAGGCACAACCCTCGACGTCTTTTACAACTCATATCTTCCTAGCTCCGACAAAATATTCGGCAGCATCATTGTCCTGCACGGTATGCAGGAGCACAGCGGTCGATACGATGAATTTGCTACCTTTCTTTCGAAAAACGGATTTGCAGTCCTAACCTATGACCATCCTGGTCATGGACAAACTGCCAAGGATAAAGAAGAATTAGGTTTCTTCCATGAAAGCAAACCTGGGGAGTTTTTGATTCAGGTAGCTATAGGCATGTCGAAGTTCTTGAATTCGCAGTACAAAGATCAGCCTCATTTCATTATAGGACATTCTTTAGGTTCCTTTATCTCGAGGAATGTCATTCAGGAGATAGGGGAAGAATTTAGGGGAGCCGTCCTGATCGGTTCGGGACATGCAATGAAGGGAAGCTCCCTGGGCACGAAGTTTTTGGGAGTTCTTAATCGAGTAGCTCCAAATTCCAGGTCCAGTTTTATGAACGATAAGTTTGCCCAGATCAATAACAGGAAGTTTAAGGATGAGCCCAACCATGAGGATCTAAATTGGTTGAGCCTAAACTTGGAGAATCGTGATAATTACCTTACTGATGAATACTGTGGGATAGACTTTACGGACAATGCTTTTTATGGAGCGGCGCAGGTGACATTGTGGGGCAGTGGGAACGGATGGGTCAAAAAGATTCCAAAAGAGCTATCGGTTCTGTTTTTGAGTGGTGAGGACGATCCGATTGGTGATTTTGGGAAAGGGGTGAAAAAATCTGCTGAGGAGTTGGTCGAACATGGGAGCAAGGATGTCAAGTATCAGCTTTATCCAAAAATGAGGCATGAACTATTGAATGAGGATGTAAAGAAGGATGTTTATCAGAAAATATTGGACTGGTTATTAATCAAGATTTGA
- a CDS encoding NAD(P)H-dependent glycerol-3-phosphate dehydrogenase: MAKIGVIGSGSWATAMIKMLTDNQQTKHINWWVRKQEDIDYIEQYHHNPSYLSAVEVKLDHISLFSDPKEVFQNSDIIILNTPAAYLEDALQDLQPDDFKDKLLVSAIKGIVPSIKMIVGEFLNKKFEVPLEDTVVVGGPCHAEEVSLEKLSYLTFASKNTANAAVVAQFFQNHYIKTVVSNDMLGVEYGAVLKNIYALACGICHGLGYGDNFQAVLISNAIREMEYFVNAIDPQKREINQSAYLGDLLVTAYSQFSRNRTFGTMIGKGYSVKSAQMEMNMVAEGYFASDCIQDIILNHQLDMPICNTVYNILYKNQSATLAVKALSDKLT, encoded by the coding sequence TTGGCAAAAATTGGAGTTATAGGTAGTGGAAGTTGGGCTACTGCAATGATCAAAATGTTGACAGATAACCAACAGACTAAACATATCAATTGGTGGGTTCGCAAGCAGGAAGATATTGATTATATAGAGCAATACCATCATAATCCATCTTACTTAAGTGCTGTTGAAGTTAAATTGGACCATATCAGTTTGTTCTCTGATCCAAAGGAAGTATTCCAAAATTCGGATATCATTATTCTGAATACTCCAGCAGCTTATCTTGAAGACGCCTTGCAGGATCTTCAACCTGATGATTTCAAGGATAAACTTCTGGTATCCGCCATCAAAGGAATTGTGCCATCCATAAAAATGATCGTCGGCGAGTTTTTGAACAAGAAATTCGAGGTGCCATTGGAGGATACGGTTGTTGTAGGTGGTCCTTGCCATGCGGAGGAGGTATCGCTTGAAAAACTTTCGTACCTGACCTTTGCTTCGAAAAACACTGCAAATGCTGCTGTTGTTGCTCAATTTTTTCAAAACCATTATATAAAAACAGTGGTGTCCAATGATATGTTGGGCGTAGAATATGGCGCTGTCCTTAAAAATATATATGCATTGGCTTGTGGTATCTGCCATGGTCTAGGTTATGGCGATAACTTTCAGGCGGTATTGATATCCAATGCTATCCGTGAAATGGAGTATTTCGTCAATGCTATCGATCCGCAGAAAAGGGAAATCAATCAATCGGCCTATTTAGGGGATCTATTGGTGACAGCCTATTCGCAATTCAGCCGCAATAGGACCTTCGGTACCATGATCGGCAAGGGCTACAGTGTGAAATCTGCACAGATGGAAATGAATATGGTGGCAGAGGGATATTTTGCTTCTGATTGTATCCAAGATATTATCTTGAACCATCAATTGGATATGCCAATCTGCAACACCGTTTACAATATTTTATACAAAAATCAATCAGCTACATTAGCTGTGAAAGCATTATCGGATAAACTGACGTAA
- a CDS encoding GNAT family N-acetyltransferase, with product MMPSESFEIIKYSDAYKQQVLTVWEKSVLATHDFLTPNDFKEIKELVSTINFNDFQVFCLVNGKVILGFIGVADMKIEMLFLDPKYFGQGLGQKLLHFAVKKLNADKVDVNEQNSKAVKFYHRFGFEIFERTDKDDQGRNYPLLRMKLAD from the coding sequence ATGATGCCTTCTGAGAGCTTTGAAATTATTAAATATTCCGATGCATATAAGCAACAAGTTTTGACTGTTTGGGAAAAATCAGTTCTTGCGACACACGATTTCTTGACCCCAAATGATTTTAAAGAAATTAAGGAATTAGTCAGTACAATTAATTTCAATGATTTTCAGGTTTTTTGTTTAGTAAATGGAAAAGTAATATTAGGTTTTATTGGTGTTGCGGATATGAAAATTGAAATGCTCTTTTTAGACCCTAAATATTTCGGACAAGGGCTGGGACAGAAATTATTACATTTCGCAGTCAAAAAACTAAATGCAGACAAAGTAGATGTAAATGAGCAGAACTCAAAAGCAGTGAAGTTTTATCATAGGTTTGGGTTTGAAATATTTGAAAGAACTGATAAGGACGACCAAGGAAGAAACTACCCTCTGTTAAGGATGAAATTAGCTGATTAA
- a CDS encoding nuclear transport factor 2 family protein — MKNLVKTFAIAGLLFASSFTAFAIDKDKDKLNSAVVENVVDAYINTSVRGNVDHLDNLLGKDFSLKYNTEYNQAPLSRANYIKQIKSQKGNTYNCDSDYQIVEKTGKYSLAKVTLNFSNFKRIDYLTMVQDSEGWKITEVNSVFEEK; from the coding sequence ATGAAAAATTTAGTAAAAACATTCGCAATCGCAGGTCTATTATTCGCTTCATCGTTCACAGCATTTGCAATCGATAAAGACAAAGACAAATTAAACAGCGCAGTGGTAGAAAATGTTGTTGACGCCTATATCAACACTTCAGTAAGAGGTAATGTAGACCATCTAGACAACCTATTAGGTAAGGACTTCAGTTTGAAGTACAATACTGAATACAATCAGGCACCCCTATCAAGAGCTAACTACATCAAACAGATCAAAAGCCAAAAGGGAAACACCTACAACTGTGATAGCGACTATCAAATCGTGGAGAAAACTGGCAAATACAGCCTTGCTAAAGTAACGCTTAACTTCTCCAACTTCAAACGCATTGATTACCTAACCATGGTGCAGGACAGTGAAGGCTGGAAAATCACTGAAGTAAATTCAGTTTTTGAAGAGAAATAA
- a CDS encoding pitrilysin family protein: protein MIKFERFILENGLKVLVHEDPHSPMACMNILYNVGARDEQEDKTGFAHLFEHLMFSGSVNIPNYDQPLQRVGGENNAFTSNDITNYYITLPANNIETAFWLESDRMMGLAFNEQGLEVQRNVVIEEFKQRYLNQPYGDVWLKLRDLAYKVHPYKWATIGKEVKHIEDAKMEDVKAFFKKFYTPNNAIVAITGNVKLEDIKALAKKWFADIPVGEANDRNLPQEPKQTAARLEEVTADVPVSSIYIAFHSVDRLDPNYQVVDLITDVLARGSSSRLYRRLVKDRKLFSEINAYVLGSLDSNLIVVEGKPVEKVSLQDAEKAIWEELDKLKSELVSVEELTKVKNKIESTMVFAELSILDKAMNLAYYELLGDAELYNQEVEKYLNITAEDIMRVSQETFQRDNSSTLMYNARSKEAEHAE, encoded by the coding sequence ATGATAAAATTTGAAAGATTCATTCTTGAGAATGGATTGAAAGTGCTTGTCCATGAGGACCCTCATAGTCCTATGGCTTGCATGAACATTTTGTATAATGTAGGGGCACGGGATGAGCAGGAAGACAAAACTGGCTTCGCCCATCTGTTTGAGCACCTTATGTTCAGTGGTTCAGTAAATATTCCGAACTACGATCAACCTTTACAGAGAGTTGGCGGTGAAAATAATGCGTTTACCTCAAACGATATCACCAATTACTATATCACCTTACCCGCAAACAATATTGAAACTGCCTTTTGGTTGGAATCGGATCGTATGATGGGCTTGGCATTTAATGAGCAGGGCTTGGAGGTTCAGCGCAATGTAGTGATCGAAGAATTCAAGCAGCGTTATCTGAATCAACCTTATGGTGATGTTTGGCTGAAGCTGAGGGATTTGGCTTATAAGGTGCACCCTTATAAATGGGCTACCATAGGGAAGGAAGTCAAGCATATCGAGGATGCCAAAATGGAGGATGTAAAGGCTTTCTTTAAGAAGTTCTACACCCCTAATAATGCCATTGTAGCCATTACCGGTAACGTAAAGTTAGAGGACATCAAGGCATTGGCAAAAAAATGGTTCGCTGATATTCCGGTTGGGGAAGCCAATGATAGAAACCTTCCACAAGAGCCTAAGCAAACAGCGGCCCGCCTGGAAGAAGTAACCGCGGATGTTCCGGTGAGCAGTATTTACATCGCTTTCCATTCGGTAGATCGGCTAGATCCCAACTATCAGGTGGTTGATCTGATCACGGATGTGCTGGCAAGAGGAAGCTCCTCTAGACTCTACAGGAGATTGGTAAAGGACCGCAAATTATTCAGCGAGATCAATGCATATGTGCTGGGTAGCTTGGATAGCAACCTTATCGTTGTGGAGGGCAAGCCGGTTGAAAAAGTCTCCCTTCAGGATGCTGAGAAAGCAATCTGGGAGGAGCTGGATAAATTGAAATCGGAATTGGTTTCTGTGGAGGAACTGACCAAAGTAAAGAACAAGATTGAATCAACCATGGTCTTTGCTGAACTATCGATCTTAGATAAGGCGATGAACCTGGCATATTATGAATTGCTTGGGGATGCTGAACTATATAATCAAGAAGTAGAAAAATATTTGAACATAACTGCCGAAGATATCATGCGAGTATCTCAGGAGACCTTTCAACGAGATAACTCATCTACATTAATGTACAATGCAAGAAGTAAGGAGGCTGAACATGCTGAATAG
- a CDS encoding VIT family protein — protein MTTIDKYLETHYIHRSNWLRAAVLGANDGIISVASLAIGVATASSSRDPILLATVASMVAGALSMAAGEYVSVSSQTDIERADIKREAKELAEMPELELQMLAKIYEERGLKKETAMLVAREMTEHDALAAHIRDELGITDINQANPIQAALASGAAFTAGGLLPLLVVIFAPVDYMVYSLYGFTIISLVILGAVSAKTGGAKPLKPMIRIVIWGTIAMALSALVGYIFGVNV, from the coding sequence ATGACAACAATCGACAAATATTTAGAGACCCATTATATACATCGAAGCAATTGGTTAAGGGCTGCTGTCTTGGGTGCCAATGATGGAATTATTTCTGTCGCCAGCTTAGCCATCGGGGTCGCAACAGCAAGTAGCAGCAGGGATCCTATTTTGCTGGCAACCGTTGCCAGTATGGTCGCTGGAGCATTGTCCATGGCAGCGGGGGAATATGTTTCGGTTTCATCGCAAACCGATATCGAAAGGGCTGATATTAAGAGAGAAGCGAAGGAACTTGCTGAAATGCCTGAGCTGGAACTTCAGATGTTGGCAAAGATCTATGAAGAACGCGGATTGAAAAAGGAAACTGCCATGCTGGTGGCCAGGGAAATGACGGAGCACGATGCTTTGGCTGCGCACATCCGCGATGAACTTGGGATAACCGATATCAATCAGGCTAATCCAATCCAAGCTGCTTTGGCTTCTGGTGCCGCTTTTACCGCAGGTGGTTTACTTCCCCTACTGGTAGTAATCTTTGCTCCCGTTGACTATATGGTATATTCCCTATATGGATTCACCATTATTTCATTGGTCATCCTCGGAGCCGTTTCTGCAAAGACCGGCGGTGCAAAACCTTTGAAACCTATGATCAGGATCGTTATTTGGGGAACTATCGCGATGGCTCTATCTGCATTGGTGGGATACATTTTTGGCGTGAATGTATAA